From Vitis vinifera cultivar Pinot Noir 40024 chromosome 14, ASM3070453v1, a single genomic window includes:
- the LOC100259659 gene encoding uncharacterized protein LOC100259659 — protein MFKKFSSEDVSSQNQVKASVQRKIRQSIADEYPGLEPVLDDLLPKKSPLIVAKCQNHLNLVLVNNVPLFFNVRDGPYMPTLRLLHQYPNIMKKLQVDRGAIKFVLAGANIMCPGLTSPGGVLDDDVAEESPVAIMAEGKQHALAIGFTKMSAKDIRAINKGIGVDNMHYLNDGLWKTSSFLPRLSIHFPSYSSVRNCQRTPKPSCELTWSAWIEAAVAGGTAFIDDLQFSPWVALNGPMQIPSPQRHSTDLRSEFIYQKPLKNPNLICLEGRRNPNSHLSSGLQLQLLTMGIDLVAGGKSKKTKRTAPKSDDIYLKLLVKLYRFLVRRTGSKFNAVILKRLFMSKVNKPPLSLSRLVRYMGGKEGKIAVVVGTVTDDIRVYEVPALKVTALRFTETARARIEKAGGECLTFDQLALRAPLGQNTVLLRGPKNSREAVKHFGKAPGVPHSHTKPYVRSKGRKFERARGRRNSRGFRV, from the exons ATGTTCAAAAA GTTCTCATCTGAAGATGTATCCTCACAAAATCAAGTTAAGGCATCGGTGCAACGCAAAATTCGGCAAAGCATTGCAGATGAG TACCCAGGACTCGAACCAGTTTTGGATGATTTGCTTCCGAAGAAGTCCCCTCTCATTGTTGCTAAATG tcaaaaccatctgaatctgGTGTTGGTCAACAATGTGCCACTGTTTTTCAATGTTCGGGATGGACCTTACATGCCTACATTACGACTTCTTCACCAAT ACCCcaatataatgaaaaaactGCAAGTGGACAGGGGTGCAATTAAGTTTGTCCTTGCTGGAGCAAATATAATGTGTCCTGGCCTCACATCTCCTGGTGGTGTTTTGGACGATGATGTGGCTGAAGAAAGTCCAGTG GCCATAATGGCTGAAGGAAAGCAACATGCTCTTGCTATTGGGTTCACAAAAATGTCAGCAAAAGACAT TAGAGCAATCAACAAAGGAATTGGCGTGGATAACATGCATTACCTCAATGACGGGCTGTGGAAG ACTTCTTCATTTCTCCCTCGGCTTTCtattcattttccttcatattcCTCAGTAAGAAATTGTCAGAGAACTCCAAAACCATCTTGTGAACTAAC ATGGAGCGCCTGGATTGAAGCTGCTGTGGCTGGAGGGACTGCATTCATCGATGATCTGCAGTTTTCACC ATGGGTTGCTTTGAATGGGCCTATGCAAATTCCAA GTCCACAGAGACACAGCACAGACCTCCGTAGTGAATTCATCTATCAAAAGCCtctaaaaaaccctaatctcATTTGCCTCGAAGGTCGAAGAAACCCTAACTCTCATCTCTCTAGCGGCCTCCAACTTCAACTTCTCACAATG GGGATCGATCTTGTCGCCGGAGGCAAGAGCAAGAAGACCAAGCGGACCGCCCCCAAATCCGATGATATTTACCTCAAGCTTCTCGTGAAG CTGTACCGCTTCCTTGTGCGGAGAACTGGAAGCAAGTTCAATGCGGTGATACTGAAGAGGCTGTTTATGAGCAAGGTCAACAAACCTCCACTTTCTCTCTCCAGGTTGGTCCGTTACATGGGGGGAAAG GAGGGAAAGATTGCTGTGGTTGTGGGGACTGTTACAGATGATATTAGGGTTTATGAAGTTCCTGCATTGAAGGTTACAGCATTGAGGTTCACAGAGACTGCAAGAGCAAGGATTGAGAAGGCAGGTGGAGAGTGCCTGACTTTTGATCAGCTTGCACTCAGGGCTCCACTCGGACAGAACACG GTTCTTCTCCGAGGCCCTAAGAATTCTCGTGAAGCAGTGAAACACTTTGGGAAAGCTCCTGGTGTGCCACACAGCCATACCAAACCTTATGTGCGGTCAAAGGGACGGAAGTTTGAGAGAGCTAGGGGCAGGAGGAACAGCagggggtttagggtttga